The genomic region AGTTCTGGATGGTTTTTCAATATTTCATCTTGAACATCCTTATCCCTTACACGTAAAAAACGTTTTACCACCGAAGAATCCGTAAAAGAATTTATCATAAGGTTCTCTGCGGTAGTTACCTTTTCAAGGTTTTCAAAGTCGCAGTTCATAGAATTTCCATCCTTAAACCTTATAACTTCATCGTTGGTTAATTCTTCACCGGTATTTTTTTCCCAATTATACCTGGACAACAGTTGCCATTCCCCTTTACTTAAGCGAATGTATTTATAGACAATTCCAGAATTTGTATCCCTACGTTCTGTTATATAGCCATCCGTTCTTTCGTTATGTGGGGAATGTCCTTTTTTAAACCAACCTTTTTGGGTTCTTTTAATAGCATCAGCGCTCATGTATTCGCGCTGCTTTTTACCTTTGTTAAAAGGCGTAAAACCTTTTTTAAATTGCGTCTTTTTAGAGCCTTTAATTAAATTGGCTACAAACCTCTTTTTATGAGCTTCTTTATACTTTTCATCCTTCCCAATACCCAATAACTTAGCACGGCCATAAATGGAAGAAACCGAAGCCTTTAAATGCGTTTGAAGGTACACGATATCATTGCACGGATAATTTTGCCTTAGCCAATTATCCTTTTCCATGGTCCAATCGTATTTTCCATGAAAACCAACCGCTTTTTTTAACTTAAGAACCGTTGCCCGGGATTTTACCGATTCGTAGGATTTATTTAGCCTTTTTGCGATTTCCCTGGTGTGCGTTTTTGGGTACAGTTCCGTTAGAAGCTTTTCCTGTTCCGTTGTCCAATTCCTGCGCGCCATATACTTCTATATTTTTAGGGTTTGTTTTTTCTACACTGGCATTCAACTTTTTTTCACTGTATGCGTTGCGTGTTAAATTGTTTTCTTTTCTAAATTTCTCCACTTCTTTAACCGTTAGAGAAGTAATAGAGCCCAGAGCTTCATCAGTACGTTGCAAATACAGCTTTTTTATAAGCTCTTTTTGTGTGCGATTTAATTGTTTTGTTTTCATAATCTTTTTGTTTAAGCAACGCCCTTTAGAAAGCAATCAACCAGGGCGCTGCATTTAAAAACCAACCTAACCTAAATTTTAGATCTATTTATAATTTCCATCTCCAATTGCTTCACGTTCCTTTTCAATACAAAATCGGAAGCCATTTCTGTTTGAAGTTCCCCAATTCTTTTAAGCATATAATTAGGGTTTATGTTGTATTTTTTAGCAACAAACCTTGGGTTTACAGAAGAATCTAATTTTTGCTCCAGGTAACAGGCCACTATTTTTTCGGTAGTGTCCCTAAAACCTATTAGCACTATCGTTTCACAATTAAAAACCCTGCACACCTCTAATGCCAACCACCAATAATTGGTATCCAATGGCGTAGGGCTTACAACAGCCTTTAGGTAATCGGACTTTATTTGGGTAGTGGTGTATCCGTTTGTGAAGTACATGGCCCTACCGATTAATTTTTTTAATATGCTGCGCATACTGAATGGCTTTAGCAATTGATAACACAACTAAAAAAATGCTTAAATTCCCTAAAATGATGTTTAATGTTTGCATGGTTATAAAAATTTATTACAGTTAATACATTCTTCTACCACCCCACCAAAACCACTTGGTTGTGGGTTGCAAAGCAGGTTTTTGTCATTGGCACATTGGGGCTGTACCATGGTTTTTTTGTAGGTAGATCTTACCTTGCAGAACTGTTTATTCATAAATAATCCCTTTTAGTTTCGATATTCTTACTACCGCACTTGTTAGTACCAAAATAGGATCCTGCTTACCGGCACCGCTTTTAAAGTATTCGTTTTCGCTAAGCATATTCTTAACAACATACTCCACCCCTTTACGGGTGTAGACACCAAAAAAACCACCTTTGGCAATCTCGCTGAATTTTAGGGTTTTCTTACGGCGTAAGTGGGAACGCAATTCGGCCATTTTAGCCTCTTTAAACATGGCAATGTTTTCAGCTTCCTGTTTTTTAACCAAAACAAGGCCTTCATTTTTCATGTAGTCCACAAAGTCCGATACGTTAATTAACCCGTCCATCTCTCTTAATTTTATCCCCGGCAAGGATCAACCAAAAAACTACACATACCACCAAAAGTAATATGGCCATCCAGTAAACCTGCTGAAGTATTAAAAAGCATGCTAAGGCAAAAAAACCTATAGGCAGCACACCTATGATCCAACCATGGAATATATGTACATTGGAACTACTCATGATCCAATACTTTATTGATGTTATCGCTCATGGCAACAGCTTCCAATTTTACTATCTCTGCTTGTGCCCTAACAGTATCGATCATCTCCTGAATGACCTCCGTATTTGAATAGGTAGGAGTCTCCAAAACATACTGGATCTTATGTGCTCCGTGCACATCTTTAACCCGTTGTTTAACGCTAAACTTGCATTCCTGCCAAATTTGAAGGAACTGATCCCTTACCGTTTGTGTCGTTTGCTGATTTTCCATTATTAACAATAGTATTCGTTACGATTCCTTTTGGCGTTTTTCGCCCTTACCACTTTAACCGTTCTAACCGAAGCCCTTCGCACTTCCACATTTACCGATTCAAAAACAATAAAGAATTGAATGCTAAGGAAAAGCGCCGCCGCAAAAAACTGTTTGGGATTGTCCAGGTTTAAAATGAACTTTCGGGCCACATCGACCCCATTCCTGGCATTCCATTTTTTACGAATATTATAGGTATGGTTATGAACGGTTTTCGGACTAACAAACAATTTGCTTGCTATCTCCTTTTCACTAAAGCCGGCTGCTACAAGCCCAGCCACTTTGTATTCAGTATCAGTTAATTCCATAGGATTTTAATCTTAATTTGGGGTTATGCTATTCTTTGTTAATGTTATTTTGCGTTTCTTTGCTACAACATTACAGCAAATATAAGGACAAAAAGTCCGAATAATAAAATCATAAATAGGACAATTGTATTATTTAACAAATAATTAACACTATGGACGTGTATAAAAAAATTGAAAGCATAAAGAAAAAAATCAAAGTCAATAACAACGATTTAGGGGAATTATTAGGAAAAACAGGAGATGCCTTTAGAAAATCATTAAGTAGAAAAAACTTAAATGACTATGAGCTAATTCTTGTAGCTGAAGCCTTTAAAATATATAATGTCACTACAAAAAATAGCGAGGCAGCACATGAAATTGCCGAATTCACAAGCTTTATAAAGAAAAAAATTGCAAAAAACAAAAGTTATTTACTAGATAAAATTTTATCAGAAAATGAAGAAGAAAATTTAATAGAAAAACTTAAGGATGATCCGGCTTATTTGTCCGTTTTTAATGATTTTTTTTCGGTTCACGAACCCGTTGTGCACTATTCGAAAAAAGGAAAACAAATACCATATTACAGAATGGACTTTAGATTTCACCCATCCATTGATAATTATGAAGCCCTAAGTTATATCGTGCACGAAGATTTTGACGGTATAGATTTTTGGATAGACTACACAGGTTCTAGTATGGAACCAGTTATCAATAGTGGTGAAACCATAGGATTTAAAGAAATTGCTGTCTCTAGTATTTTATATGGAGAATTGTACGCCCTAAACCTTGAAAAGCAAGGGACTATTCAATATGTTAGAAAATCAGACAAAGAAGGATATGTAAAACTTACACCCAATAACCAAAAAGATTACGATATTCAAGAAATACCAATAAGCAGCATTAAAAGCATTTACCTAGTTTTGGGCTCGATAAAAAAAATTAGTTAAATTTATAGAAAATAAAAACCAAAACAATGAGAAAAATTTTTACATTACTTTTTTATCTAATTTCTATTTCACTTTATTGTCAAGACCGAAAAACAACGGAAATTATTACTACGTTAAACGACTCAATTAATAAAAATGAGATTATACAAATGCTTATCAACACTAACAATTTTATAGATAATGAAAAATACAATGTAATTACAACAGAATACAGAAGTACATCCGAAAGACCTGGATGGTCTTATACCTATAATTACAGAATAGTTTTACAAGACACTAAGTTTATAATCAAACCTAACTGGAAATTAAATGTACAAACAAGTATCGGCGGATCTTTAACTAATAATTCACCAGTAGAATGGAATTATTCAAAAGGAAAAAACAATATTAACGGTATAATATTCAGAGAAACTATTAAAATGTTAACAGATAATGGATTTAAAGATATAACTTATAATTAAATCATAGTTCTAAAATCAATTTTTGGGCGGCATCCCTTTCTTTTTCAGGATATTTATCTTTATAGGCTGTATCAATATCATTTCTTTCATGTCCCATAAGCTCGCGCAATAGATCTTCTTCAATATGCGCGAATTTACCCATTGTGGCAAACGTATGGCGCATTACTTTAGGCGTAAAGGTTTCATTTTTTGGTGAAAGCTTTATATCCAATAACTCTTTTACTTTAGCCATGTCCCTACGAAGGTTATTAATAAAAGTGTCATAACTGGCCCTGGTCTTTCTCCACGGAAAAACATAATCGCTCTCCATATCATCATTTGGGTATTTTTCCATTAAAAGCCAGGTTTCCGGGAAGCACTTTACATCAAACTCATAACCCCGATCTCCTAATTTAATTCTTTCAAAAAAAATCCTATCATTATGTATTTGAGATTTCTTAAGATAATAGAGGTCTTTAAAATCCAATCCACCAAGGTAAAACATAAGCAACGCCAAATCCACGGCACGCTGGTAGCTCACTTGATCCAAATTGGCGTTTTTTAGCTTATTTATTTCAGATCTTTCCAAATATCTGTTTCGCTGCCTTCTTACACGCACTTTTAAATCCCTAAAGGCACCTTTAAACGGCATTTGGTTATCCAGTCCCAACTGCTCCACCCCAGCGTTGTAAATCGCTCGCATGGCCGC from Galbibacter sp. BG1 harbors:
- a CDS encoding response regulator transcription factor, with the translated sequence MELTDTEYKVAGLVAAGFSEKEIASKLFVSPKTVHNHTYNIRKKWNARNGVDVARKFILNLDNPKQFFAAALFLSIQFFIVFESVNVEVRRASVRTVKVVRAKNAKRNRNEYYC
- a CDS encoding tyrosine-type recombinase/integrase; this encodes MKANVKLYTNDGKSPNGYPVKVIITHQKKIKRKTLAHVPEDLWDEVRQVPKPSHPDFESLYTRILEIRAKAVSYKFYELEDVKLAMDFLLDIPNKKKIIDFYTFQEQYCEYMRSVDREGNAISFEDAVKQFKKVAPKLEFVDLNPALVNAFKVNQRKKGNKAVTIRKYLAAMRAIYNAGVEQLGLDNQMPFKGAFRDLKVRVRRQRNRYLERSEINKLKNANLDQVSYQRAVDLALLMFYLGGLDFKDLYYLKKSQIHNDRIFFERIKLGDRGYEFDVKCFPETWLLMEKYPNDDMESDYVFPWRKTRASYDTFINNLRRDMAKVKELLDIKLSPKNETFTPKVMRHTFATMGKFAHIEEDLLRELMGHERNDIDTAYKDKYPEKERDAAQKLILEL
- a CDS encoding HNH endonuclease, translated to MARRNWTTEQEKLLTELYPKTHTREIAKRLNKSYESVKSRATVLKLKKAVGFHGKYDWTMEKDNWLRQNYPCNDIVYLQTHLKASVSSIYGRAKLLGIGKDEKYKEAHKKRFVANLIKGSKKTQFKKGFTPFNKGKKQREYMSADAIKRTQKGWFKKGHSPHNERTDGYITERRDTNSGIVYKYIRLSKGEWQLLSRYNWEKNTGEELTNDEVIRFKDGNSMNCDFENLEKVTTAENLMINSFTDSSVVKRFLRVRDKDVQDEILKNHPELIELARNNVKLKMKLNERCN
- a CDS encoding S24 family peptidase, producing MDVYKKIESIKKKIKVNNNDLGELLGKTGDAFRKSLSRKNLNDYELILVAEAFKIYNVTTKNSEAAHEIAEFTSFIKKKIAKNKSYLLDKILSENEEENLIEKLKDDPAYLSVFNDFFSVHEPVVHYSKKGKQIPYYRMDFRFHPSIDNYEALSYIVHEDFDGIDFWIDYTGSSMEPVINSGETIGFKEIAVSSILYGELYALNLEKQGTIQYVRKSDKEGYVKLTPNNQKDYDIQEIPISSIKSIYLVLGSIKKIS